A window of Oncorhynchus keta strain PuntledgeMale-10-30-2019 chromosome 27, Oket_V2, whole genome shotgun sequence contains these coding sequences:
- the ttc34 gene encoding uncharacterized protein ttc34 isoform X1, whose amino-acid sequence MTALGPAGIGVADLCQEGDKLLETGELGKATALYISAFKSHAGSTMGHMRGLGGSRLARVISTLETWLNGHGEIQASMEGLNKGLAAVFLSTLSPNNVSASLFKMESILQGAGQGCDEIVVRCSALLEGKQNPCREGSTCVVLELTRALTCLLSDPHSPKGPRLYLKAFQDNKSETVRLVKGRQAQHLPKIVKAFSEQILPKNTEMKSRERASEVIDIVAESASEFLEFLMAVSPGDTHVQELQAIFLFSLGKFEESADVYSVALQDHSQSQPKSGTGKVVKGMPAERRASLLTCRAAAHFSTGGRATESSRDLGEAFGVHPATARLQFQRLFVDQGTGAAARMQLRQQAERGLLGYRETVLVRLDLRSSEGAELLDPVIAQLWALCHLEPNGGSRELRVRLAECLLLRGEFREALSICSQLATHTNSHTQHSYQNTVQVLHGYSRLLSDDHKGALEDFQTVIEHKAPHPSSCVRALCGRGVLRMMGGLHYLTALDYVTASRLHPQDTALTVRCLVPWNCRGLLLTVLLEQARVMLEEWTVDHSSSLSPLEQQEHQQTKQLQPTQTKDGYKEGTPVGVHSLAVLLMELQPSADAPQILVADALYLLGRMEEAYRLLLAIGPTSPRAPILARLTLLQLHRGFLYDANQLLKKLIQCGDTSCLRPLLAVASKKDRLLLQGYCHSASKRILEGLQGECTLRQAVAYLSIAIMASGCEAANSLMERARCYVLLGQRKTAIFDFSSILKEHPDHVQALCGRGFTYLMLNQQKECTQDILAALQISMDAVTKDILSLKDKARKLVCDWLQQYCRTNLSEILAAKSVPCQEEELREAFLIGGVLMRTDCRDTRCHLLYVDILLAKGEVNSAGAHLAQVFGQDPREAAAQARVGVVEAWQQNYRGGGARLSKLTEKEPSTLDFLLTLIPPIHRKRMAQAAAQEAGSVSASGHWEQALALLTVAVRAAAELRPQFLRQRAACLAQLDLHERAVADLDRVIQSHGDPSDATVSGAPEEPHVWADDLCQRGRSLVLCSHEGPALDDFSRALELHRGQALQCVEAGLGRSRLAECFLRMALQHYGEQQLSKAWRLTESGLLVDSEHMELRRLRARVKREHCSPCIVH is encoded by the exons ATGACAGCCCTGGGACCTGCTGGGATAGGAGTGGCGGACCTGTGCCAAGAAGGAGACAAACTCTTAGAGACTGGAGAGTTGGGGAAGGCCACTGCTCTGTACATATCTGCCTTCAAGAGCCATGCTGGATCCACCATGGGTCACATGCGAGGCCTAGGGGGTTCCAGGTTGGCTAGGGTGATCTCCACTCTGGAGACCTGGCTCAATGGTCATGGGGAGATCCAGGCCTCCATGGAGGGCCTCAACAAAGGCCTGGCAGCTGTGTTCCTATCAACACTGAGCCCAAACAATGTGTCTGCCTCTCTTTTCAAAATGGAGTCCATACTTCAGGGTGCCGGTCAGGGCTGTGACGAGATTGTTGTACGCTGCTCAGCTTTGCTCGAAGGAAAGCAAAACCCATGTCGAGAGGGTTCCACTTGTGTGGTTTTGGAGTTAACTAGAGCCCTCACCTGCTTGCTCTCAGACCCCCACAGTCCCAAAGGCCCTAGGCTTTATCTCAAGGCTTTCCAAGACAATAAATCGGAGACTGTAAGACTGGTCAAGGGTAGACAAGCTCAGCACCTGCCCAAGATAGTGAAGGCCTTCTCTGAGCAGATTTTGCCAAAAAATACTGAAATGAAGTCTAGGGAGAGAGCGAGTGAGGTCATCGACATTGTAGCAGAATCTGCCTCTGAATTCCTTGAGTTCTTAATGGCTGTTTCGCCAGGTGACACACATGTGCAAGAGCTGCAAGCAATCTTCTTATTTTCATTAGGCAAGTTCGAAGAGAGCGCAGATGTTTATTCTGTTGCCTTGCAGGATCATTCACAATCACAACCAAAGTCAGGTACAGGCAAGGTGGTTAAGGGGATGCCAGCAGAAAGAAGAGCCAGTCTCTTGACCTGTAGAGCGGCCGCCCATTTCTCCACAGGGGGGCGAGCCACGGAGTCAAGCCGGGACCTTGGTGAGGCTTTTGGAGTCCACCCTGCCACAGCACGACTGCAGTTCCAGAGGCTCTTCGTGGACCAGGGGACAGGAGCGGCAGCCCGCATGCAACTGCgtcagcaggcagagagaggactgttggggtacagggagacagtcctgGTCCGTCTTGACCTGCGGTCCTCTGAGGGCGCGGAGCTGCTGGACCCAGTGATCGCCCAGCTCTGGGCGCTGTGCCACCTGGAACCCAACGGGGGCAGCAGAGAGTTGCGGGTGCGGCTGGCCGAGTGCCTCCTCCTGCGGGGCGAGTTCCGAGAGGCCCTCTCCATCTGCAGCCAGCTGGCGACCCACACAAACTCCCACACCCAGCATAGCTACCAGAACACAGTGCAGGTGCTGCACGGCTACTCCCGTCTTCTCTCAGATGACCACAAGGGGGCCCTGGAGGACTTTCAAACGGTGATCGAGCACAAGGCACCCCACCCTTCCAGCTGTGTGCGGGCGCTGTGCGGCAGGGGCGTCCTGCGCATGATGGGGGGCCTGCACTACCTCACAGCCCTGGACTATGTGACGGCGAGCAGGTTGCATCCCCAGGACACTGCGCTGACCGTACGCTGCTTGGTTCCCTGGAACTGCCGCGGGCTGCTGCTCACCGTGCTGTTGGAGCAGGCCAGGGTCATGCTGGAGGAGTGGACCGTAGATCACAGCTCCAGCCTCAGTCCCTTGGAACAGCAAGAGCACCAGCAGACCAAACAGCTACAGCCTACGCAGACAAAAGATGGCTACAAAGAAGG GACACCAGTTGGAGTCCACTCTCTGGCTGTTTTGCTGATGGAGTTACAGCCCAGTGCTGACGCTCCTCAGATCCTGGTTGCTGATGCCCTGTACCTGCTGGGCCGGATGGAGGAAGCGTATCGCTTGCTGTTGGCCATTGGGCCCACTAGCCCACGTGCACCCATCCTGGCCCGCCTCACCCTGCTACAACTGCACCGGGGCTTCCTTTATGATGCCAACCAG CTGCTGAAGAAGCTGATCCAGTGTGGTGATACGAGCTGCTTGCGCCCCCTGCTGGCCGTGGCGTCTAAAAAGGACCGGCTGCTGCTGCAGGGCTACTGCCACTCTGCCTCCAAACGCATCCTGGAGGGCCTGCAAGGCGAGTGCACCCTGAGGCAGGCCGTGGCCTATCTGTCCATCGCCATCATGGCCTCTG GATGTGAGGCAGCAAACTCATTGATGGAGAGGGCCAGGTGCTATGTCTTGTTGGGCCAACGCAAGACGGCCATCTTTGATTTCAGCTCCATCTTGAAAGAGCACCCTGACCATGTACAGGCCCTCTGTGGAAGAGGCTTCACCTATCTCATGCTAAACCAACAGAAG GAATGCACTCAGGATATACTGGCAGCACTTCAAATAAGCATGGACGCCGTGACCAAAGACATCCTATCGCTCAAAGATAAGGCAAGGAAACTGGTCTGTGATTGGCTGCAGCAGTACTGCCGGACCAATCTGTCAGAGATCCTGGCGGCTAAGTCCGTCCCCTGCCAGGAAGAAGAGCTTCGAGAGGCCTTTCTAATTGGAGGAGTCCTGATGAGGACTGACTGCCGAGACACCAGATGTCATCTCCTCTACGTAGATATACTACTGGCCAAAG GTGAGGTGAATTCAGCAGGAGCTCACCTGGCTCAGGTGTTTGGCCAGGATCCCCGGGAGGCTGCAGCTCAGGCCAGGGTGGGCGTGGTGGAGGCCTGGCAGCAGAATTACCGCGGAGGCGGCGCCAGGCTGAGCAAGCTGACCGAAAAGGAACCCTCTACTCTGGACTTCCTGCTGACCCTCATTCCCCCGATTCACAGGAAACGCATGGCACAA GCAGCAGCCCAGGAAGCAGGCAGTGTCTCAGCTAGTGGCCATTGGGAGCAAGCCCTGGCCCTTCTGACTGTGGCTGTGCGAGCCGCGGCAGAGCTTCGACCGCAGTTCCTGCGCCAACGGGCCGCCTGCCTCGCCCAGCTCGACCTGCATGAACGGGCTGTGGCCGACCTGGACCGGGTCATCCAGAGCCACGGTGACCCCTCCGACGCTACAGTCTCCGGAGCCCCAGAAGAGCCTCACGTCTGGGCAGATGACCTGTGTCAGCGAGGCCGCAGCCTGGTGCTGTGCTCCCACGAGGGGCCAGCCCTGGACGACTTCAGCCGGGCCCTGGAGCTCCACCGGGGCCAGGCTTTGCAGTGTGTGGAGGCCGGGCTGGGAAGGTCCCGCCTGGCCGAGTGCTTCCTGCGTATGGCCCTGCAGCACTACGGAGAGCAGCAGCTCAGTAAGGCCTGGAGGTTGACCGAGAGCGGCCTGTTGGTGGACAGTGAGCACATGGAGCTGCGCAGGCTCAGGGCCAGGGTCAAGCGGGAGCACTGCAGCCCCTGCATTGTACACTAG
- the ttc34 gene encoding uncharacterized protein ttc34 isoform X2 — translation MTALGPAGIGVADLCQEGDKLLETGELGKATALYISAFKSHAGSTMGHMRGLGGSRLARVISTLETWLNGHGEIQASMEGLNKGLAAVFLSTLSPNNVSASLFKMESILQGAGQGCDEIVVRCSALLEGKQNPCREGSTCVVLELTRALTCLLSDPHSPKGPRLYLKAFQDNKSETVRLVKGRQAQHLPKIVKAFSEQILPKNTEMKSRERASEVIDIVAESASEFLEFLMAVSPGDTHVQELQAIFLFSLGKFEESADVYSVALQDHSQSQPKSGTGKVVKGMPAERRASLLTCRAAAHFSTGGRATESSRDLGEAFGVHPATARLQFQRLFVDQGTGAAARMQLRQQAERGLLGYRETVLVRLDLRSSEGAELLDPVIAQLWALCHLEPNGGSRELRVRLAECLLLRGEFREALSICSQLATHTNSHTQHSYQNTVQVLHGYSRLLSDDHKGALEDFQTVIEHKAPHPSSCVRALCGRGVLRMMGGLHYLTALDYVTASRLHPQDTALTVRCLVPWNCRGLLLTVLLEQARVMLEEWTVDHSSSLSPLEQQEHQQTKQLQPTQTKDGYKEGTPVGVHSLAVLLMELQPSADAPQILVADALYLLGRMEEAYRLLLAIGPTSPRAPILARLTLLQLHRGFLYDANQLLKKLIQCGDTSCLRPLLAVASKKDRLLLQGYCHSASKRILEGLQGCEAANSLMERARCYVLLGQRKTAIFDFSSILKEHPDHVQALCGRGFTYLMLNQQKECTQDILAALQISMDAVTKDILSLKDKARKLVCDWLQQYCRTNLSEILAAKSVPCQEEELREAFLIGGVLMRTDCRDTRCHLLYVDILLAKGEVNSAGAHLAQVFGQDPREAAAQARVGVVEAWQQNYRGGGARLSKLTEKEPSTLDFLLTLIPPIHRKRMAQAAAQEAGSVSASGHWEQALALLTVAVRAAAELRPQFLRQRAACLAQLDLHERAVADLDRVIQSHGDPSDATVSGAPEEPHVWADDLCQRGRSLVLCSHEGPALDDFSRALELHRGQALQCVEAGLGRSRLAECFLRMALQHYGEQQLSKAWRLTESGLLVDSEHMELRRLRARVKREHCSPCIVH, via the exons ATGACAGCCCTGGGACCTGCTGGGATAGGAGTGGCGGACCTGTGCCAAGAAGGAGACAAACTCTTAGAGACTGGAGAGTTGGGGAAGGCCACTGCTCTGTACATATCTGCCTTCAAGAGCCATGCTGGATCCACCATGGGTCACATGCGAGGCCTAGGGGGTTCCAGGTTGGCTAGGGTGATCTCCACTCTGGAGACCTGGCTCAATGGTCATGGGGAGATCCAGGCCTCCATGGAGGGCCTCAACAAAGGCCTGGCAGCTGTGTTCCTATCAACACTGAGCCCAAACAATGTGTCTGCCTCTCTTTTCAAAATGGAGTCCATACTTCAGGGTGCCGGTCAGGGCTGTGACGAGATTGTTGTACGCTGCTCAGCTTTGCTCGAAGGAAAGCAAAACCCATGTCGAGAGGGTTCCACTTGTGTGGTTTTGGAGTTAACTAGAGCCCTCACCTGCTTGCTCTCAGACCCCCACAGTCCCAAAGGCCCTAGGCTTTATCTCAAGGCTTTCCAAGACAATAAATCGGAGACTGTAAGACTGGTCAAGGGTAGACAAGCTCAGCACCTGCCCAAGATAGTGAAGGCCTTCTCTGAGCAGATTTTGCCAAAAAATACTGAAATGAAGTCTAGGGAGAGAGCGAGTGAGGTCATCGACATTGTAGCAGAATCTGCCTCTGAATTCCTTGAGTTCTTAATGGCTGTTTCGCCAGGTGACACACATGTGCAAGAGCTGCAAGCAATCTTCTTATTTTCATTAGGCAAGTTCGAAGAGAGCGCAGATGTTTATTCTGTTGCCTTGCAGGATCATTCACAATCACAACCAAAGTCAGGTACAGGCAAGGTGGTTAAGGGGATGCCAGCAGAAAGAAGAGCCAGTCTCTTGACCTGTAGAGCGGCCGCCCATTTCTCCACAGGGGGGCGAGCCACGGAGTCAAGCCGGGACCTTGGTGAGGCTTTTGGAGTCCACCCTGCCACAGCACGACTGCAGTTCCAGAGGCTCTTCGTGGACCAGGGGACAGGAGCGGCAGCCCGCATGCAACTGCgtcagcaggcagagagaggactgttggggtacagggagacagtcctgGTCCGTCTTGACCTGCGGTCCTCTGAGGGCGCGGAGCTGCTGGACCCAGTGATCGCCCAGCTCTGGGCGCTGTGCCACCTGGAACCCAACGGGGGCAGCAGAGAGTTGCGGGTGCGGCTGGCCGAGTGCCTCCTCCTGCGGGGCGAGTTCCGAGAGGCCCTCTCCATCTGCAGCCAGCTGGCGACCCACACAAACTCCCACACCCAGCATAGCTACCAGAACACAGTGCAGGTGCTGCACGGCTACTCCCGTCTTCTCTCAGATGACCACAAGGGGGCCCTGGAGGACTTTCAAACGGTGATCGAGCACAAGGCACCCCACCCTTCCAGCTGTGTGCGGGCGCTGTGCGGCAGGGGCGTCCTGCGCATGATGGGGGGCCTGCACTACCTCACAGCCCTGGACTATGTGACGGCGAGCAGGTTGCATCCCCAGGACACTGCGCTGACCGTACGCTGCTTGGTTCCCTGGAACTGCCGCGGGCTGCTGCTCACCGTGCTGTTGGAGCAGGCCAGGGTCATGCTGGAGGAGTGGACCGTAGATCACAGCTCCAGCCTCAGTCCCTTGGAACAGCAAGAGCACCAGCAGACCAAACAGCTACAGCCTACGCAGACAAAAGATGGCTACAAAGAAGG GACACCAGTTGGAGTCCACTCTCTGGCTGTTTTGCTGATGGAGTTACAGCCCAGTGCTGACGCTCCTCAGATCCTGGTTGCTGATGCCCTGTACCTGCTGGGCCGGATGGAGGAAGCGTATCGCTTGCTGTTGGCCATTGGGCCCACTAGCCCACGTGCACCCATCCTGGCCCGCCTCACCCTGCTACAACTGCACCGGGGCTTCCTTTATGATGCCAACCAG CTGCTGAAGAAGCTGATCCAGTGTGGTGATACGAGCTGCTTGCGCCCCCTGCTGGCCGTGGCGTCTAAAAAGGACCGGCTGCTGCTGCAGGGCTACTGCCACTCTGCCTCCAAACGCATCCTGGAGGGCCTGCAAG GATGTGAGGCAGCAAACTCATTGATGGAGAGGGCCAGGTGCTATGTCTTGTTGGGCCAACGCAAGACGGCCATCTTTGATTTCAGCTCCATCTTGAAAGAGCACCCTGACCATGTACAGGCCCTCTGTGGAAGAGGCTTCACCTATCTCATGCTAAACCAACAGAAG GAATGCACTCAGGATATACTGGCAGCACTTCAAATAAGCATGGACGCCGTGACCAAAGACATCCTATCGCTCAAAGATAAGGCAAGGAAACTGGTCTGTGATTGGCTGCAGCAGTACTGCCGGACCAATCTGTCAGAGATCCTGGCGGCTAAGTCCGTCCCCTGCCAGGAAGAAGAGCTTCGAGAGGCCTTTCTAATTGGAGGAGTCCTGATGAGGACTGACTGCCGAGACACCAGATGTCATCTCCTCTACGTAGATATACTACTGGCCAAAG GTGAGGTGAATTCAGCAGGAGCTCACCTGGCTCAGGTGTTTGGCCAGGATCCCCGGGAGGCTGCAGCTCAGGCCAGGGTGGGCGTGGTGGAGGCCTGGCAGCAGAATTACCGCGGAGGCGGCGCCAGGCTGAGCAAGCTGACCGAAAAGGAACCCTCTACTCTGGACTTCCTGCTGACCCTCATTCCCCCGATTCACAGGAAACGCATGGCACAA GCAGCAGCCCAGGAAGCAGGCAGTGTCTCAGCTAGTGGCCATTGGGAGCAAGCCCTGGCCCTTCTGACTGTGGCTGTGCGAGCCGCGGCAGAGCTTCGACCGCAGTTCCTGCGCCAACGGGCCGCCTGCCTCGCCCAGCTCGACCTGCATGAACGGGCTGTGGCCGACCTGGACCGGGTCATCCAGAGCCACGGTGACCCCTCCGACGCTACAGTCTCCGGAGCCCCAGAAGAGCCTCACGTCTGGGCAGATGACCTGTGTCAGCGAGGCCGCAGCCTGGTGCTGTGCTCCCACGAGGGGCCAGCCCTGGACGACTTCAGCCGGGCCCTGGAGCTCCACCGGGGCCAGGCTTTGCAGTGTGTGGAGGCCGGGCTGGGAAGGTCCCGCCTGGCCGAGTGCTTCCTGCGTATGGCCCTGCAGCACTACGGAGAGCAGCAGCTCAGTAAGGCCTGGAGGTTGACCGAGAGCGGCCTGTTGGTGGACAGTGAGCACATGGAGCTGCGCAGGCTCAGGGCCAGGGTCAAGCGGGAGCACTGCAGCCCCTGCATTGTACACTAG